DNA from Cutibacterium acnes:
GCGGCCACTGCGATCGCTGATCCACCGCGGCGTCCCAGCAAGGTGAGGTACTCCAAGCCCAGTTTTGAGTCGACGAGGGCCTGCTTGGACTCTGCTGCACCGACGAACCCGACCGGGATACCAACGACGGCTGCTGGGCGAGCGCCGGTCTCTTCGCACACCTCAAGCACTCGAAACAGCGCGGTGGGGGCATTGCCGATAGCGACAATGGCTCCGTCGAGTTTGCCTTCCTCGGTCCACAAGTCCACCGCGGCGCAGGTCTTCGTCATATCTTTCGCCTGAGCGATATCGGCCAAGCGAGGGTCTTTGATGTAGCAGATCGTTTCGTTGTCGCGAGGCAGTCGGGATCGGATAATGCCGGTGGCCGTCATGGAGGAATCACACAGAATTGGTGCACCGTCACCTAAAGCCCTGCGAGCTGCCGTCACTACTGCCGGGGTAAAAGCGATGTCATCGGCGATGGCCGGATCGGCAGCGGCGTGGATCATGCGGACGACAACCCCCTCAACGTCGGTGGGGAAGCGATCCAGGTTCGCCTCAGAGCGAATGATACGGAAGGACTCGCGGTAAATGTCGGATCCGTTGTTGACGTATTCGTGGGCCACGATGCTGCTCCTGACGACGGCGAACACTTGTGGTGGTGATTGTTTGGAAGCGTAACACCGGACCATTGTGCTGTAACGGGTGCGCAACCAAGCTTAGGCAACCCTCGGATACAACTTTAGGAGCGGCTGTGTTTAACTGGTTAACGTACAACTCGAGAATGTCCTGATGACGTGGTTGAAGCCGGGAGGTGCCGGCACGGACGCGCCACTGTGAACGACCCTATGCGGTTCGAAAGTCAGATCTGCCATGCACGTCAGGCCTTTCCAGGACGGGACGCGAATCCCGAGAAAGGAGATGACACCCCATGCATATCGCTGAGGGGGTTCTCTCGCCGGCTCAATGTGCGGTTTGGTATGCCGCAGCTGCACCGTTCGTCGTTCATGGCGGATACCGGGTCGTTAAAGAGGTCAAGGAGCACCCTGAAAACAAGCTTCTGCTAGCTACCGCGGGCGCTTTCACCTTTGTGCTCTCGGCTATCAAACTGCCCAGCGTTACGGGATCGTCCTCGCACCCCACCGGAACAGGAGTTGGGGCGGCACTGTTCAAACCGCCTGTCATGGCCTTCCTGGGGATGATCGTGCTCATCTTCCAGGCCCTGCTCCTGGCCCACGGGGGAATTTCCACCCTGGGAGCCAATACTTTCTCGATGGCTATCGCGGGACCGTGGGCTGGGTACGCCTTTTACAAGCTCACCAAGAAACTTCGCGGGCCTGACGCGTTAGCGATCTTCCTGTGTATGGTCTTCTCCGACTTCATCACCTACGTCGTGACTAGCTTCCAGCTGGCTTTTGCCTTCCCGGATGCAACCGGTGGCTTCTGGGGAGCTGTCGGTAAGTTCCTCGGCATCTTCGCCATAACCCAAGTTCCGCTGGCTCTCATAGAGGGTCTCGTCGGCATCCTGTTGTTCCGTTTCCTTGCCAAGGTCGCCGCCCCGCAGCTCAAACAGCTCGGCGTCCTCGATGACAACCCGGAGGTGGCTCATGCCTGAGAATACTGTTGCTAAGGCCCATCGGGACAGCTCCCTGACTAGCAAGAGTAAGTGGGTAACCCCCGTCATCATCGTCCTCGTGGTTGGCCTTTTCATCATCAGCATGGTCCTGGGTGCCAAGAAGACTAGCGGCGGCGAGGAAGGCTTCGGGGGAACTGACGACGCTGCCGCCGAGGCCGCTGAGAAGGCCGGCGCCAAGAAGTGGATCAAACCGATCTTCGAGCCGAATTCCTCTGAAGTCGAGTCCGGTCTCTTCGCTCTCCAGGCAGCTTTGGGTGCTGGCATAGTTGGATATGCCTTGGGTCGCATGAGTGGCCGTACGAAGGGTCGTGAGGAGGCTGAGCGCGCCTCCGACCTCAACAGTGTCGACGACGTGCCGCAGGCCGCCGTCACCTCTTCGGAGGACACGTCGACTTCGAAGTCATGACAATTACCTCTCTCGACGACGCCGCCTGGGATTCCCCCTGGCGGCGTCGCCCGGTCGGGGAAAAAGTCGCCCTATCGACGGCCCTGCTCCTGACTGCCCTGTGCACTCCGTCAATGGAGGCCTCGCGGTGGGTGAGGTCGGTGGTAGGTTCTGGTATTTGGCCCGGGGCGCTGTTGGCTGGGATCGTCAGTGTGATCGTCGTCCTGGGGCCAGCCCGCATTGCTGGACGGGTACTGTGGCAGGCAGTTGTCGCCCCGCTCGTCTTTCTCGTCATCGGCGGCATCTCCGTTCTCGTCAGCCTTGGATCCACCCCGGTTGGAACGGTTTGGTGGCATGCCGGGGCGTTTAGCATCGGACCTGTTTCCAGCGCCCAGGCGATGTCCCTGATCGAACACGGCGTATGCGGCACCCTCGCCCTCATGGTGCTGGCGGTCACCACGCCGATGGTTGATCTCCTAACCTGGCTTCGGAAATTCCACATCCCTGATCCGTTGTTGGAAATCGCCTCTTTGACCTACCGACTCATCTTCGTGCTACTCGATACCGTTGTCACAGCCAGCGAGGCCCAGCACGCCCGCCTTGGCGATACCCCGGCCGGACGATTCGGCGGGTTCAATAGGCGCATGAACAACACGGCCGCTCTGCTGGGATCAGTCGGAATCCGGGCATGGGCGAGGGCTAACCGTCTCAACGATGGACTCGTTAATCGCGGCTTCGAGGCCGCGCTGGCCACCTTGCCCATCAAACGCACCGGTTCGGTGCGATACAAGATCATCGTCGTCATCGTCATCGCTGTCCTGTGGGTGATCAGTTGGACGACGACCGGAAGGATTTTCAGATGAGTGCCAAGGTCCTGCTGTCGACCGAGCACCTGTACGCCACCCACCCGGGCCGTCCTATGGTACTGACCGACGTTAATGTCTCCTTTCGCGCCGGGGTTCGCGTAGCGATCCTGGGAGCTAATGGATCCGGTAAGACGACCCTCATGCGCTGCCTGTCCGGTTCCCTCAAACCCGCCAAGGGTCACGTCAAGAGGGGCGACATCGTTGTCAGCTACGGGCGCGCTCAACTTCGTGAGCACCGTCGAGCCGTCCAGCTTGTGCTGCAAGACCCTGACGACCAGCTCTTTAGCGCCGATGTCAGCCAGGATGTCTCCTTCGGCCCCATGAATATGGGCCTCAAAGTTGACGAGGTGCGTGACCGGGTCTCCGAGTCCCTAGAACTGCTCGGGGCCAGTCATCTGGCTGAGCGTGCCACGTATCAACTGTCCTATGGTGAGCGCAAGAGGGTCGCGGTTGCCGGTGCCGTGGCCATGCGCCCGGATCTGCTGCTCCTTGATGAGCCCACCGCCGGACTTGACCCGGTTGGAGTCACCCAGATGTTGGAGGCCCTGGATCGGCTGCGCGATCATGGAACAACGGTGGCGATGGCTACCCACGACGTCGACCTGGCTCTGGCGTGGGCGCAGGAGGCCCTTGTCGTTGTCGACGGTCAGGTGCACCAAGGACCGATCGGCGAGTTACTTGCCGATGCCGACACCGTGGGACGGGCACACCTGCACCTTCCGTGGCCCCTCGAGCTCGCCCGGCGCCTCGGTGTTCGGGACCTTCCCAGGACGATGGACGACGTCGTGGCGATGCTGTCCGACAATCCCTCGCCAGCTCCCTCGAATTGATGGTTAAAGTGCTGCGCAGCGATCTTGGCAGTCCGGGCGCAGCGGTGGTTCGATGGACCCCATGAACAGGTCATCGTCGAGTGCTGCGCTGCTTGTCGGCGCCGTCGCCGTGCCGATCGCCGTGTGTGCGGTGTTGAGCGCCCTCATTGACGTCTTCGTCGCTCCGGCAGCGGCCCTCGTGCTCGTCCTCGTCATTGTCATCGTTTGTCTGAGAGGGTCGTGGTTGGTCGACGCCCTCGTTATCGTCGTTAGTGCCATCGGCTTCGATTTCTTCCTCACCTACCCCTACCGGAGCATGAAGATCGCCTCGCGTCCCGACATCGAGGTGACGATTGTGCTCTTCGTCGTTGGTGCCGCGATCGCAGGCATTTCGCGGTGGGCACTGACGGCCTCAGATTTGGCTGAGCGACGACAGGGATATGTCACCTACGCTCTGGACGCGAGGTCGGGAGACATGAGTCGTGACGAGGTTGCTCAGCGTCTGGCCGGTCTGGTCGGGGCTGAGGCCGGAGCTTGGGTGGACGGAGCTCCACCTTCCGGGGAAGCTGTCATTCAGGACGCCACCGCCATGCGCACCGACGTCGGTCTGGAGGATCCCTCTCGGGTGGGATTCCCAACCGATCGCTTCATCTGTTTCCCCGCGGCCGGTGGTTACATCCGTATCTCGGCGGCATCGCGCCACGTGCGTCCCACCGCCGAGCAGATGCGGGCTGCCTGCTTACTCGCTTCCCAGATCAGCTGAGTCCGCAGTGGGGGTAGCCGGGCATGTCACTCAGTGCGTTGCCAGGTCCACGCCACGACGGTGCGGGCTGGCTTCCAGCCGTGTAACCGACCGATGACATCGGCGGTTTCGACTCCGAACCTGATGAGATCACCGCCTAGGTCACAGTGCAGGGTCTCCACTAGCATTTCGGCCTCCATAGTGACACCGTGAACGACGAGCCGACCGCCGATGGGAAGTCGTGGCCGGCACTGATTCACCAGGGCCTTGGTGGCTCCACCGCCGATGAACACTGCGTCGGGGTCAGGAAGCCCCTCGGGCAGTCCCTTTGCCAGATCGGCGTCGATCACGTCGAACTGGCCCGGAAGGGTGAGTTCGGACGCGTTAGTACGTGCGTTGGCGGCCCGCTCAGCCTTGCGTTCCAGCCCGATCGCCCGACAGGTTGGGTCAGTGCGGCACCATTCCACCGCGATTGACCCGGCTCCGGTACCGAGGTCCCATAACAGTTGACCAGGCATGGGCCGCAGGGCTGCCAGCGCAACGGCTCGTACCGCGTGCTTGGTGATGAGCCCGTCGTGGGCGAAGTGCTCCTCGGCCAGGCCGGGGGTACGTCCGAGGAGAGAGGTATCAGGATCGTGGGTCATGGGTGAAGCCTAGGCCAGTGCGCAAGCTGGCCCCCGGATCCGGGCCAACGCGGGGTGGGGGAGCCGAAGCCCGTGTGACACAATCAAGGGGACTCGCGGGGAGGAATTCGGTGCGAATCCGGAGCGGTCCCGCCACTGTGAGCGTCCCAGCGCAAGCCAGGTCTATCCCGTAAGTCAAGTCGCGGAAACGCCGCGGTACCAAGGGCGCGGACCCGAAGGAGGTCATCCATGCCGCACGCGCGCACTAGTGCCGAACCCGACGACGGACTGTCCACGAGGCAGCGGCGATTACGCCCGGTGCTGGTGGTTAACACCGGTGAGGGTAAGGGGAAAACGACGGCGGCTATGGGAACCGCCCTGCGTGCCTGGCATCAGGGATGGCGAGTTGGGGTCTTTCAGTTCGTGAAATCCGGGCGCTGGCACGTCGGTGAGGAAGATGCTCTTCGGGCGCTCGGACAGCTGCATGAGGAGATCGGCGTCGGAGGGCCGGTCACCTGGGAGGTGATGGGTACCGGGTGGTCTTGGACACGATCCTTTGATGCTGCGGAGAACCCTGAGGCGGCCGCCCGGGAAGGA
Protein-coding regions in this window:
- a CDS encoding DUF4118 domain-containing protein, which gives rise to MDPMNRSSSSAALLVGAVAVPIAVCAVLSALIDVFVAPAAALVLVLVIVIVCLRGSWLVDALVIVVSAIGFDFFLTYPYRSMKIASRPDIEVTIVLFVVGAAIAGISRWALTASDLAERRQGYVTYALDARSGDMSRDEVAQRLAGLVGAEAGAWVDGAPPSGEAVIQDATAMRTDVGLEDPSRVGFPTDRFICFPAAGGYIRISAASRHVRPTAEQMRAACLLASQIS
- a CDS encoding precorrin-8X methylmutase — encoded protein: MFAVVRSSIVAHEYVNNGSDIYRESFRIIRSEANLDRFPTDVEGVVVRMIHAAADPAIADDIAFTPAVVTAARRALGDGAPILCDSSMTATGIIRSRLPRDNETICYIKDPRLADIAQAKDMTKTCAAVDLWTEEGKLDGAIVAIGNAPTALFRVLEVCEETGARPAAVVGIPVGFVGAAESKQALVDSKLGLEYLTLLGRRGGSAIAVAAVNAIASTDELTNSHR
- a CDS encoding energy-coupling factor ABC transporter ATP-binding protein yields the protein MSAKVLLSTEHLYATHPGRPMVLTDVNVSFRAGVRVAILGANGSGKTTLMRCLSGSLKPAKGHVKRGDIVVSYGRAQLREHRRAVQLVLQDPDDQLFSADVSQDVSFGPMNMGLKVDEVRDRVSESLELLGASHLAERATYQLSYGERKRVAVAGAVAMRPDLLLLDEPTAGLDPVGVTQMLEALDRLRDHGTTVAMATHDVDLALAWAQEALVVVDGQVHQGPIGELLADADTVGRAHLHLPWPLELARRLGVRDLPRTMDDVVAMLSDNPSPAPSN
- the cbiQ gene encoding cobalt ECF transporter T component CbiQ, coding for MTITSLDDAAWDSPWRRRPVGEKVALSTALLLTALCTPSMEASRWVRSVVGSGIWPGALLAGIVSVIVVLGPARIAGRVLWQAVVAPLVFLVIGGISVLVSLGSTPVGTVWWHAGAFSIGPVSSAQAMSLIEHGVCGTLALMVLAVTTPMVDLLTWLRKFHIPDPLLEIASLTYRLIFVLLDTVVTASEAQHARLGDTPAGRFGGFNRRMNNTAALLGSVGIRAWARANRLNDGLVNRGFEAALATLPIKRTGSVRYKIIVVIVIAVLWVISWTTTGRIFR
- the cobO gene encoding cob(I)yrinic acid a,c-diamide adenosyltransferase, yielding MPHARTSAEPDDGLSTRQRRLRPVLVVNTGEGKGKTTAAMGTALRAWHQGWRVGVFQFVKSGRWHVGEEDALRALGQLHEEIGVGGPVTWEVMGTGWSWTRSFDAAENPEAAAREGWRHVSDLLAHEALDFYLLDEFTYPMDWGWLDVDEVVETLVNRPGTQHVVITGRRAPDALVEVADIVTEMTKIKHPFDVGQRGQAGIEW
- the cbiT gene encoding precorrin-6Y C5,15-methyltransferase (decarboxylating) subunit CbiT translates to MTHDPDTSLLGRTPGLAEEHFAHDGLITKHAVRAVALAALRPMPGQLLWDLGTGAGSIAVEWCRTDPTCRAIGLERKAERAANARTNASELTLPGQFDVIDADLAKGLPEGLPDPDAVFIGGGATKALVNQCRPRLPIGGRLVVHGVTMEAEMLVETLHCDLGGDLIRFGVETADVIGRLHGWKPARTVVAWTWQRTE
- a CDS encoding energy-coupling factor ABC transporter permease, which gives rise to MHIAEGVLSPAQCAVWYAAAAPFVVHGGYRVVKEVKEHPENKLLLATAGAFTFVLSAIKLPSVTGSSSHPTGTGVGAALFKPPVMAFLGMIVLIFQALLLAHGGISTLGANTFSMAIAGPWAGYAFYKLTKKLRGPDALAIFLCMVFSDFITYVVTSFQLAFAFPDATGGFWGAVGKFLGIFAITQVPLALIEGLVGILLFRFLAKVAAPQLKQLGVLDDNPEVAHA
- a CDS encoding energy-coupling factor ABC transporter substrate-binding protein, with translation MPENTVAKAHRDSSLTSKSKWVTPVIIVLVVGLFIISMVLGAKKTSGGEEGFGGTDDAAAEAAEKAGAKKWIKPIFEPNSSEVESGLFALQAALGAGIVGYALGRMSGRTKGREEAERASDLNSVDDVPQAAVTSSEDTSTSKS